The Pseudomonas extremaustralis genome contains a region encoding:
- a CDS encoding AI-2E family transporter, with amino-acid sequence MFKVLRDWIQRYFSDEEAVVLAVLLFLAFTAVLTLGGMLAPVLTGMVLAYLMQGLVTTLERLRLPGAVAVGLVFALFMGLLVVFIVVVLPLLWHQLITLFNELPGMLAKWQSLLLLLPERYPHLVSDEQVLQAIEVARGEIGKFGQWALTFSLSSLPLLVNIMIYLVLVPILVFFFLKDSAMIGRWVRGYLPRERALITRVAEEMNRQIANYIRGKVIEIIICGGVTYIAFIALDLNYAALLALLVGISVVVPYVGAVVVTVPVTLIALFQWGWSDQFIYLMAVYGIIQTLDGNVLVPLLFSEAVNLHPVAIICAVLLFGGLWGFWGVFFAIPLATLFKAVLDAWPRKEPVVAPLL; translated from the coding sequence ATGTTCAAAGTGTTACGAGACTGGATTCAGCGCTACTTTTCCGATGAAGAAGCGGTAGTGCTGGCGGTCCTGCTGTTTCTGGCCTTTACGGCTGTGCTCACCTTGGGCGGGATGCTGGCACCGGTCTTGACGGGGATGGTACTGGCTTACCTGATGCAAGGCCTGGTCACTACCCTGGAACGTTTGCGCTTGCCGGGTGCGGTCGCGGTGGGGCTGGTATTCGCCTTGTTCATGGGGCTGCTGGTGGTGTTTATCGTGGTGGTATTGCCACTGTTGTGGCATCAACTGATCACCCTGTTCAACGAGTTGCCGGGCATGCTCGCCAAGTGGCAATCGCTGTTGCTGCTGTTGCCGGAGCGCTATCCGCATCTGGTGTCGGACGAGCAGGTGCTGCAAGCCATTGAAGTAGCTCGCGGTGAAATCGGAAAGTTCGGGCAATGGGCGTTGACCTTTTCCCTGTCCAGCCTGCCGCTGTTGGTCAACATCATGATCTACCTGGTACTGGTGCCGATCCTGGTGTTTTTCTTCCTCAAGGACAGCGCGATGATCGGACGCTGGGTGCGTGGCTATCTGCCGCGCGAGCGGGCGCTGATCACGCGGGTGGCTGAGGAGATGAATCGGCAGATCGCCAACTACATCCGCGGCAAGGTTATCGAGATCATTATCTGCGGCGGCGTGACCTACATTGCTTTTATAGCCCTGGACCTGAACTACGCGGCTCTGTTGGCATTGCTGGTAGGTATTTCCGTGGTGGTGCCATATGTCGGCGCTGTGGTGGTCACCGTGCCGGTGACCTTGATCGCCTTGTTCCAGTGGGGATGGAGTGACCAGTTCATCTACCTGATGGCGGTGTACGGCATCATCCAGACCCTGGATGGCAACGTGTTGGTGCCCTTGTTGTTCTCGGAGGCGGTCAACCTGCACCCGGTGGCGATCATCTGCGCCGTGTTGTTGTTTGGTGGGTTGTGGGGGTTCTGGGGCGTGTTCTTTGCGATTCCCCTGGCGACGCTGTTCAAGGCGGTGCTGGATGCGTGGCCGCGAAAAGAGCCGGTGGTGGCGCCTTTGTTGTAG
- a CDS encoding sulfurtransferase TusA family protein, with product MTDAVAFDAELDASGLNCPLPLLKAKLELNRLASGAVLKVIATDAGSQRDFRTFAKLAGHTLLHEEDVAGVYRYWLRKA from the coding sequence ATGACCGACGCTGTAGCCTTTGATGCCGAACTCGATGCCAGCGGCCTCAATTGCCCGTTGCCCTTGCTCAAGGCCAAGCTGGAACTCAATCGATTGGCCAGCGGCGCCGTGCTCAAGGTGATTGCCACCGACGCAGGTTCCCAGCGTGATTTCCGCACGTTCGCCAAGCTGGCCGGTCATACCCTGTTGCATGAAGAAGACGTCGCCGGTGTTTATCGTTACTGGTTGCGCAAGGCCTGA
- a CDS encoding DegQ family serine endoprotease has product MSIPRLKSYLSIVATVLVLAQAVPAQAVELPDFTQLVEQASPAVVNISTTQKLPERKVSNQQMPDLEGLPPMLREFFERGMPQQRAPRGGGGQREAQSLGSGFIISPDGYILTNNHVIADADEILVRLADRSELKAKLVGTDPRSDVALLKIDGKDLPVLKLGKSQDLKAGQWVVAIGSPFGFDHTVTQGIVSAIGRSLPNENYVPFIQTDVPINPGNSGGPLFNLAGEVVGINSQIYTRSGGFMGVSFAIPIDVAMDVSNQLKSGGKVSRGWLGVVIQEVNKDLAESFGLEKPAGALVAQIQDGGPAAKGGLQVGDVILSMNGQPIIMSADLPHLVGALKAGSKAKLEVIRGGKRQNVELTVGAIPEEGATLDALGNAKPGVERSSNRLGIAVAELTEEQKKAFDLKSGVVIKEVQDGPAALIGLQPGDVITHLNNQAIETTKQFTDIAKALPKNRSVSMRVLRQGRASFITFKLAE; this is encoded by the coding sequence ATGTCGATACCACGCTTGAAGTCTTACTTATCCATAGTCGCCACGGTGTTGGTGCTGGCTCAGGCCGTGCCCGCGCAAGCGGTCGAGTTGCCTGATTTCACCCAATTGGTCGAGCAGGCCTCGCCAGCCGTGGTCAACATCAGTACCACGCAAAAACTGCCGGAGCGCAAAGTCTCCAACCAGCAGATGCCGGACCTGGAAGGCCTGCCGCCGATGTTGCGCGAGTTCTTTGAACGTGGCATGCCGCAACAACGGGCACCTCGTGGTGGCGGTGGCCAGCGTGAAGCTCAGTCCCTGGGCTCTGGCTTCATCATCTCGCCCGATGGCTACATTCTGACCAACAACCACGTGATTGCCGATGCTGACGAGATCCTCGTCCGCCTGGCTGATCGCAGTGAGTTGAAAGCCAAGCTGGTCGGTACCGATCCACGTTCCGACGTGGCGTTGCTGAAGATCGACGGTAAGGATCTGCCCGTACTGAAATTGGGCAAATCCCAGGATCTGAAGGCTGGGCAGTGGGTCGTGGCCATCGGTTCGCCGTTTGGTTTTGACCACACCGTGACCCAAGGTATCGTCAGTGCCATTGGCCGTAGCCTGCCCAACGAAAACTACGTGCCGTTCATCCAGACCGACGTGCCGATCAACCCGGGCAACTCCGGTGGTCCGCTGTTCAACTTGGCTGGTGAAGTGGTGGGGATCAACTCGCAGATCTACACCCGCTCCGGTGGCTTTATGGGTGTGTCGTTCGCAATCCCGATCGATGTGGCCATGGACGTTTCCAACCAACTCAAAAGCGGTGGCAAGGTCAGTCGCGGCTGGTTGGGCGTAGTGATCCAGGAAGTGAACAAGGACCTGGCTGAATCCTTCGGCCTTGAAAAACCGGCTGGGGCCCTGGTCGCGCAAATCCAGGATGGCGGCCCGGCTGCCAAAGGCGGCCTACAGGTCGGCGACGTGATCCTGAGCATGAACGGCCAGCCGATCATTATGTCGGCGGACCTTCCGCACTTGGTTGGCGCGCTCAAGGCTGGCAGCAAAGCCAAGCTGGAAGTGATCCGTGGCGGCAAGCGCCAGAACGTAGAGCTGACCGTGGGGGCCATCCCTGAAGAGGGCGCGACCCTGGATGCCCTGGGTAATGCCAAGCCGGGTGTCGAGCGCAGCAGCAACCGCCTGGGCATTGCCGTGGCCGAGTTGACCGAGGAGCAGAAGAAAGCCTTCGATCTCAAGAGCGGCGTAGTGATCAAGGAAGTGCAGGACGGTCCGGCAGCTTTGATTGGCCTGCAGCCAGGTGACGTAATTACCCATCTGAACAATCAGGCGATCGAGACCACCAAGCAGTTCACCGACATCGCCAAGGCATTGCCGAAGAATCGCTCGGTATCGATGCGCGTATTGCGTCAAGGTCGTGCAAGCTTCATTACCTTTAAGCTGGCCGAGTAA
- a CDS encoding MucB/RseB C-terminal domain-containing protein: protein MRAIPLLTLLLSGWFALPAHADEAQDWLTRLGRAEQQQSFQGTFVYERNGSFSTHDIWHRVQDGQVRERLLQLDGSAQEVVRVDGRTQCVSGTLVADLGNSRDAPSRALDPQKLTQFYELAVIGNSRVAGRKAVIVSITPRDQYRYGFELHLDRETALPLKSLLLNDQGQLLERFQFTRLDTSVMPDDRDLQPTGDCTPIAAATAKAPEVKPAEDWRLEWLPPGFQLTSSSARKDIQSKTTVDSRMYEDGLARFSVFLEPISESGVMETRTQLGPTVAVSRRLNTVEGEMMVTVVGEIPIGTAERIALSVRGEKKPAAQP, encoded by the coding sequence ATGCGCGCCATACCGCTCCTTACGCTTTTGCTCAGTGGTTGGTTTGCACTTCCTGCCCACGCCGATGAAGCCCAAGACTGGCTGACTCGACTTGGGCGTGCAGAGCAACAGCAAAGCTTTCAAGGTACGTTCGTCTACGAGCGTAACGGCAGTTTCTCTACCCATGACATCTGGCATCGTGTCCAGGACGGTCAGGTCCGCGAGCGGCTGTTGCAGCTCGATGGTTCGGCCCAGGAAGTCGTGCGGGTAGACGGTCGGACGCAATGCGTCAGCGGCACTCTTGTCGCCGACCTCGGCAATTCGCGTGATGCACCTTCACGCGCGCTTGATCCGCAAAAACTCACGCAATTCTATGAACTGGCCGTCATCGGGAATTCCCGCGTGGCCGGTCGAAAAGCGGTGATTGTGTCTATCACCCCGCGTGACCAATACCGCTATGGCTTTGAGTTGCATCTGGACCGTGAAACCGCATTGCCTCTTAAATCCCTGCTGTTGAACGATCAGGGGCAGTTGCTGGAGCGTTTCCAGTTCACGCGATTGGACACCTCGGTCATGCCTGATGATCGCGACTTGCAACCCACTGGCGATTGCACGCCTATTGCAGCCGCTACGGCCAAGGCACCAGAGGTGAAACCTGCCGAAGACTGGCGCCTGGAGTGGTTGCCTCCGGGCTTTCAACTCACCAGCAGCAGTGCGCGCAAAGACATCCAGAGTAAAACCACAGTCGACAGCCGGATGTATGAAGATGGGCTGGCACGGTTTTCGGTGTTCCTTGAACCGATCAGCGAATCAGGCGTCATGGAAACGCGTACCCAGTTGGGTCCGACGGTAGCAGTGTCGCGCCGGCTGAATACGGTGGAGGGTGAAATGATGGTCACGGTGGTTGGCGAAATTCCCATCGGCACTGCCGAGCGCATTGCGCTGTCGGTGCGCGGTGAAAAAAAGCCTGCCGCCCAGCCGTGA
- a CDS encoding sigma-E factor negative regulatory protein produces MSRDALQESLSAVMDNEADELELRRVLNAFDDAETRDTWSRYQVARAVMHKDLLIPRLDIAAAVSAALADEAVPAKVARGPWRSLGRLAVAASVTVAVLAGVRLYNQDEIAGAELAQQTQQPVMAGPQVKGPAVLAGYKESSDTTGPMANGVLQGQSGWQDQRLPGYLRQHAQESALKGTESALPYARAASLENR; encoded by the coding sequence ATGAGTCGTGATGCCCTGCAGGAATCGCTGTCCGCAGTGATGGATAACGAAGCGGATGAACTGGAACTTCGTCGAGTGCTCAACGCATTCGATGATGCCGAAACCCGTGATACCTGGTCTCGTTACCAAGTCGCTCGGGCGGTGATGCACAAGGATCTTCTAATCCCTCGTCTGGATATTGCTGCGGCTGTTTCTGCTGCGCTGGCTGATGAAGCCGTTCCGGCAAAAGTTGCTCGTGGTCCTTGGCGTAGCCTGGGGCGCCTGGCAGTAGCTGCCTCGGTGACTGTTGCGGTGTTGGCTGGTGTTCGCCTGTACAACCAGGACGAAATCGCCGGTGCCGAACTGGCTCAGCAGACTCAGCAACCGGTCATGGCCGGTCCGCAAGTCAAAGGCCCGGCTGTACTGGCCGGCTACAAGGAAAGCTCTGACACCACCGGCCCCATGGCTAACGGTGTGTTGCAAGGGCAATCCGGCTGGCAGGACCAGCGTCTTCCAGGCTACCTGCGCCAACACGCACAGGAATCAGCCTTGAAAGGCACTGAAAGCGCTCTGCCATACGCTCGCGCAGCAAGCTTGGAAAACCGTTGA
- the rpoE gene encoding RNA polymerase sigma factor RpoE yields the protein MLTQEEDQQLVERVQRGDKRAFDLLVLKYQHKILGLIVRFVHDTHEAQDVAQEAFIKAYRALGNFRGDSAFYTWLYRIAINTAKNYLVSRGRRPPDSDVSSEDAEFYDGDHGLKDLESPERALLRDEIEGTVHRTIQQLPEDLRTALTLREFDGLSYEDIASVMQCPVGTVRSRIFRAREAIDKALQPLLQEN from the coding sequence ATGCTAACCCAGGAAGAGGATCAGCAGCTGGTCGAGCGCGTACAACGTGGCGACAAGCGAGCCTTTGATCTGTTAGTGCTGAAATACCAGCACAAAATTCTCGGGTTGATCGTGCGGTTTGTGCACGACACCCATGAAGCGCAGGACGTTGCACAGGAAGCTTTTATCAAGGCGTACCGTGCACTTGGCAATTTTCGCGGTGATAGTGCGTTTTACACATGGCTATACCGCATCGCCATCAACACGGCGAAGAACTACCTGGTGTCCCGCGGACGTCGCCCACCGGATAGTGATGTAAGTTCCGAAGATGCAGAATTTTACGATGGTGATCACGGCCTCAAAGATCTCGAGTCGCCGGAGCGTGCATTGCTGCGCGACGAGATCGAAGGCACCGTTCATCGCACAATTCAGCAACTGCCAGAAGATTTGCGTACAGCGTTAACTTTACGTGAATTCGATGGTCTGAGTTACGAAGACATTGCCAGCGTCATGCAATGTCCGGTGGGGACTGTAAGGTCACGGATTTTCCGGGCCCGGGAAGCCATCGACAAAGCCTTGCAACCGTTGTTGCAGGAAAACTAA
- the nadB gene encoding L-aspartate oxidase encodes MSQQFQHDVLVIGSGAAGLSLALTLPSHLRIAVLSKGDLANGSTFWAQGGVAAVLDDADTVQSHVEDTLNAGGGLCDEGAVRFTVEHSREAIQWLIDQGVPFTRDEHAGSDDGGFEFHLTREGGHSHRRIIHAADATGAAIFKTLLHQARQRPNIELLEQHVAVDLITEKRLGLPGERCLGAYVLNRTSGEVDTYGARFTILASGGAAKVYLYTSNPDGACGDGIAMAWRSGCRVANLEFNQFHPTCLYHPQAKSFLITEALRGEGAHLKLPNGERFMQRFDPRAELAPRDIVARAIDHEMKRLGIDCVYLDISHKPEAFIKTHFPTVYERCLTFNIDITKGPIPVVPAAHYTCGGVMVDQHGRTDVPGLYAIGETSFTGLHGANRMASNSLLECFVYARSAAADILEQLPHVPVPTALPRWDASQVTDSDEDVIIAHNWDELRRFMWDYVGIVRTNKRLQRAQHRVRLLLDEIDEFYSNYKVSRDLIELRNLAQVAELMIRSAMERKESRGLHYTLDYPQMLPEARDTILVPTTYGG; translated from the coding sequence ATGAGCCAACAGTTTCAACACGATGTTTTGGTGATCGGTAGCGGCGCAGCAGGCTTGAGCCTTGCGCTCACCCTCCCCAGCCACCTGCGCATTGCAGTCCTGAGCAAGGGCGACCTGGCCAATGGTTCGACGTTCTGGGCCCAGGGCGGTGTCGCTGCGGTGCTGGATGACGCCGACACAGTGCAATCCCACGTCGAAGACACCCTCAACGCCGGCGGCGGCCTGTGCGACGAAGGCGCGGTGCGCTTTACCGTCGAGCACAGCCGCGAGGCGATCCAATGGCTGATCGACCAGGGCGTGCCCTTCACCCGCGATGAGCACGCGGGCAGTGACGATGGTGGCTTCGAGTTCCATCTGACCCGTGAGGGCGGCCACAGCCACCGCCGCATCATCCATGCGGCCGATGCGACCGGCGCAGCGATCTTCAAGACCCTGCTCCACCAGGCGCGCCAACGCCCCAATATCGAATTACTCGAACAACACGTCGCCGTCGACCTGATCACCGAGAAGCGCCTCGGCCTGCCAGGCGAGCGCTGCCTCGGTGCCTACGTGCTCAACCGTACCAGCGGCGAAGTCGACACCTACGGCGCACGCTTCACCATCCTGGCTTCCGGCGGCGCCGCCAAGGTCTACCTCTATACCAGCAACCCCGACGGTGCTTGCGGCGATGGCATTGCCATGGCCTGGCGCTCGGGTTGCCGGGTGGCGAACCTGGAATTCAACCAGTTCCACCCCACCTGCCTGTACCATCCCCAGGCCAAGAGTTTCCTGATCACCGAGGCCCTGCGTGGTGAAGGCGCGCACCTGAAACTGCCGAACGGCGAACGCTTCATGCAACGCTTTGACCCGCGCGCCGAACTGGCCCCGCGCGATATCGTCGCCCGCGCCATCGACCATGAAATGAAGCGCCTGGGCATCGACTGCGTCTATCTGGACATCAGCCACAAACCCGAAGCGTTCATCAAGACCCACTTCCCGACGGTGTACGAGCGCTGCCTGACCTTCAACATCGACATCACCAAAGGCCCGATCCCGGTGGTGCCCGCCGCGCACTATACCTGCGGAGGCGTGATGGTCGACCAACATGGGCGCACCGATGTGCCCGGTCTGTACGCGATTGGCGAAACCAGTTTCACCGGCCTGCACGGCGCCAACCGCATGGCCAGCAACTCGCTGCTCGAATGTTTCGTGTATGCACGTTCGGCGGCGGCGGACATTCTCGAACAACTGCCGCACGTCCCCGTACCCACCGCCCTGCCCCGCTGGGATGCCAGCCAGGTGACCGATTCGGACGAAGACGTGATCATCGCCCACAACTGGGACGAGCTGCGGCGCTTCATGTGGGACTACGTGGGAATCGTGCGCACCAACAAGCGCCTGCAACGCGCGCAACACCGGGTGCGCCTGCTGCTGGATGAGATCGATGAGTTCTACAGCAACTATAAGGTCAGCCGTGACCTGATCGAACTGCGCAACCTGGCCCAAGTGGCGGAACTGATGATCCGCTCGGCCATGGAACGCAAGGAAAGCCGGGGCCTGCATTACACCCTCGACTACCCGCAGATGCTGCCCGAAGCCCGCGACACTATTCTGGTGCCAACCACCTACGGCGGCTGA
- a CDS encoding protein YgfX: MFSPSNRFECRWQASRLLLAAYLLAQLFALGALLSLDLPYSSLGILLCLAHAVWVVPRHILLTHRSSIRGLRRDEDGWQLWSAARGWHAVQLRPDSLALPLIVVLRYRVPGEWRVRSICVPKDSQAADVHRRLRVRLKFSRRRWLAPE; encoded by the coding sequence GTGTTCAGCCCAAGTAATCGCTTCGAATGCCGCTGGCAGGCCTCACGGCTGTTGCTGGCGGCCTATCTTCTTGCCCAGCTGTTCGCGCTGGGTGCGCTGTTATCGCTCGATTTACCTTATTCCAGCCTTGGCATCTTGTTATGCCTGGCTCACGCCGTCTGGGTCGTGCCGCGCCATATCCTGCTGACTCACCGTTCGTCGATTCGTGGCCTGCGCCGCGATGAGGACGGTTGGCAATTGTGGAGCGCCGCACGGGGTTGGCATGCCGTGCAATTGCGCCCCGACAGCCTGGCATTGCCCCTGATCGTGGTATTGCGCTACCGGGTGCCGGGCGAGTGGCGGGTGCGTTCTATCTGCGTACCGAAGGATTCGCAGGCCGCCGATGTGCACCGGCGGCTGCGGGTTCGTCTTAAATTCAGCCGCCGTAGGTGGTTGGCACCAGAATAG
- a CDS encoding FAD assembly factor SdhE: MVEDVELNRLYWHSRRGMLELDVLLVPFVREVYSTLNEVDRNVYVRLLECEDQDMFGWFMERAESEDPELQRMVRMILDRVQPK; this comes from the coding sequence ATGGTCGAAGATGTAGAACTCAATCGTCTTTACTGGCACAGCCGTCGCGGCATGCTTGAGCTGGATGTGTTGCTGGTGCCATTCGTCAGGGAGGTTTATTCAACCCTTAACGAGGTGGATCGCAACGTTTACGTGCGGCTGCTGGAGTGTGAAGACCAGGACATGTTCGGCTGGTTCATGGAGCGCGCCGAGTCCGAAGACCCGGAGCTGCAACGCATGGTACGGATGATCCTGGACCGTGTTCAGCCCAAGTAA
- the ygfZ gene encoding CAF17-like 4Fe-4S cluster assembly/insertion protein YgfZ, whose product MADSAFFCSLSHEGVLAVRGSDAAKFLQGQLTCNLNYLSDTQASLGARCTQKGRMQSSFRILLQGDGVLMAMATELLEPQLADLKKYAVFSKSKLTDESAGWARFGLSDADSVLAGLGLELPAEADSVARSEQLIAIRVSPGRTELWVPAEAAEAIRSQLAAQLKEADLNEWLLGQIRAGIGQVMPQTRELFIPQMLNLQAVGGVSFKKGCYTGQEIVARMQYLGKLKRRLYRLSLSTTQMPEPGTPLFSPSHNSSIGEVVIAAKADQTIELLAVLQAEAADSGDVHLGTLEGPGLQLLDLPYQLDRDREIQR is encoded by the coding sequence ATGGCTGACTCTGCTTTCTTCTGCTCCCTGTCCCACGAAGGCGTTCTCGCCGTCCGCGGCTCCGACGCTGCCAAGTTCCTGCAGGGCCAATTGACCTGCAACCTCAATTACCTGAGCGACACGCAAGCCAGCCTCGGCGCGCGCTGCACGCAAAAGGGGCGCATGCAATCGAGCTTCCGCATCCTGTTGCAGGGCGACGGCGTATTGATGGCCATGGCCACCGAGCTGCTGGAACCGCAACTGGCGGACTTGAAGAAATACGCGGTGTTTTCCAAATCCAAACTCACCGATGAAAGTGCCGGCTGGGCGCGCTTCGGTTTGTCGGATGCGGACTCGGTCCTCGCAGGTCTCGGCCTGGAACTGCCGGCCGAGGCCGATAGCGTGGCGCGTTCCGAGCAATTGATCGCCATTCGTGTGTCCCCCGGTCGCACGGAACTGTGGGTGCCTGCCGAGGCAGCCGAGGCCATACGCAGCCAATTGGCCGCTCAATTGAAAGAAGCCGATCTGAACGAATGGCTGCTGGGCCAGATCCGCGCCGGTATCGGCCAGGTCATGCCGCAGACCCGCGAACTGTTCATCCCGCAGATGCTCAACCTGCAGGCCGTGGGTGGCGTAAGCTTCAAGAAAGGCTGCTACACCGGCCAGGAGATCGTCGCGCGCATGCAGTACCTGGGCAAACTCAAGCGTCGTTTGTATCGGCTGAGCCTCAGCACGACGCAAATGCCCGAGCCAGGCACCCCGCTGTTTTCGCCCAGCCATAACAGCTCGATCGGCGAAGTGGTGATCGCGGCAAAAGCTGACCAAACGATTGAACTTTTGGCCGTATTGCAAGCCGAAGCTGCCGATAGTGGCGATGTGCATCTAGGCACACTGGAAGGCCCCGGTTTGCAGCTGCTCGACCTTCCGTACCAACTCGACCGTGACCGAGAGATCCAGCGCTAG
- a CDS encoding HDOD domain-containing protein → MNKLAEEVQQALVTAIDNDELVLPTLPEVALKIRQAAEDPEISISHLSKVIGRDTALSARLIKVVNSPLLRATQEVTDLHTAITRLGTNYSSNLAIGLVMEQIFHARSEVVEQKMRDVWRRSLEVAGVSYALCRSHSLLKPDQAALGGLVHQIGVLPIPTYAEDHYELLSDPVSLNHMIESIHPMLGDKLLHGWDFPEMLVNLPGQYLNLERDSASLDYIDLVQIAVLYCHRGTDHPLADVQLSNVPAMKKLRVDPYSDSLRAELDEARSMFY, encoded by the coding sequence ATGAACAAGCTGGCTGAAGAAGTCCAACAGGCTTTGGTGACGGCCATCGACAACGATGAGCTGGTTTTACCGACATTGCCGGAAGTGGCCCTGAAGATTCGTCAGGCTGCGGAAGACCCGGAAATCAGCATCAGCCATTTGAGCAAAGTGATCGGTCGCGACACCGCACTGTCGGCGCGCCTGATCAAAGTGGTGAACAGCCCCCTGTTGCGCGCGACCCAGGAAGTGACGGACCTGCACACCGCCATCACGCGCCTGGGCACCAATTACAGCAGCAACCTGGCCATCGGGCTGGTGATGGAACAGATCTTCCACGCCCGCTCCGAAGTGGTCGAACAGAAAATGCGCGATGTCTGGCGCCGCAGCCTGGAGGTCGCAGGTGTCAGCTACGCCCTGTGCCGCAGTCACAGCCTGCTCAAGCCGGACCAGGCGGCGCTCGGCGGCCTGGTGCATCAGATCGGTGTGCTGCCGATCCCGACCTACGCCGAAGACCATTACGAGTTGCTCTCTGACCCGGTCAGCCTCAACCACATGATCGAGAGCATCCACCCGATGCTGGGCGATAAACTGCTGCATGGCTGGGACTTCCCGGAGATGCTGGTCAACCTGCCGGGCCAATACCTGAACCTTGAACGCGACTCCGCCAGTCTCGATTACATCGATCTGGTACAGATCGCCGTGCTGTATTGCCACCGTGGCACCGATCATCCGCTGGCGGACGTGCAGCTATCCAATGTGCCAGCGATGAAAAAGCTGCGGGTCGATCCCTACAGCGACAGTTTGCGTGCAGAGCTGGATGAAGCACGCTCGATGTTCTACTGA
- a CDS encoding sensor histidine kinase encodes MHKPSSLRWRLLWNLALLLVLLMLASGMSAYWNGREAADTAYDRTLLASARTIAAGLTQVDGTLSANVPYVALDTFAYDSAGRIYYQVNDINQKLISGYENLPGPPPGTPRTDDYPALARFYDATYLGQPVRVVSLLKAVSEPNMNGMAEIRVAETDEARVSMARSLAADTLLRLGLLAIGALLLVWFAVSAALRPLERLRTAVEERQPDDLRPLPLVQVQHELGPLVRALNHFTERLRGQFERQAQFIADAAHELRTPLAALKARLELGLRAEDPATWRSTLEAAAQGTDRLTHLANQLLSLARIENGARAIAEGGAQRLDLSQLARELGMAMAPLAHARGVALALEADQPVWLRGEPTLLNELLSNLVDNALAHTPSGGNVILRVTTPAVLEVEDDGPGIPLDERDRVFERFYRRSQQGVGSGLGLAIVGEICRAHLAQISLHDGEHAGLKVRVSFIAG; translated from the coding sequence ATGCATAAGCCCAGCAGCCTGCGCTGGCGCCTGCTATGGAACCTGGCGTTGTTGCTGGTGTTGTTGATGCTGGCCAGTGGCATGAGTGCGTACTGGAACGGTCGCGAAGCGGCCGACACCGCCTATGACCGCACCCTGCTGGCCTCGGCGCGCACCATCGCCGCCGGCCTGACCCAAGTGGACGGCACCCTGAGCGCCAATGTGCCTTACGTGGCCCTGGACACCTTTGCCTACGACAGCGCCGGTCGGATTTATTACCAGGTCAACGACATCAATCAGAAGCTGATCTCCGGTTACGAAAACCTCCCCGGCCCGCCGCCCGGCACGCCGCGCACCGATGATTACCCGGCGCTTGCGCGTTTCTATGACGCCACGTACCTGGGCCAGCCGGTGCGGGTGGTGAGCCTGCTCAAGGCGGTCTCCGAACCGAACATGAACGGCATGGCGGAAATCCGCGTGGCCGAAACCGATGAAGCTCGCGTCAGCATGGCCCGCAGCCTGGCCGCCGACACCTTGCTGCGCCTGGGTTTGCTCGCCATCGGCGCGTTGCTGCTGGTGTGGTTTGCCGTCAGCGCGGCGCTGCGTCCACTGGAGCGCCTGCGCACGGCGGTGGAAGAGCGCCAACCCGACGATTTGCGGCCCTTGCCGTTGGTGCAAGTGCAGCATGAACTCGGCCCGCTGGTGCGTGCCCTCAACCACTTCACCGAACGCCTGCGCGGCCAGTTCGAGCGTCAGGCGCAGTTTATTGCCGATGCGGCTCACGAACTGCGTACTCCGCTGGCGGCGCTCAAGGCGCGCCTGGAACTGGGCTTGCGCGCCGAAGACCCGGCCACCTGGCGCAGCACCCTGGAAGCCGCGGCCCAGGGCACCGACCGCCTGACCCATCTGGCCAATCAATTGCTGTCCCTGGCCCGTATCGAAAACGGCGCTCGCGCGATTGCCGAAGGCGGCGCGCAACGCCTCGACCTCAGCCAATTGGCCCGTGAGTTGGGAATGGCCATGGCGCCCTTGGCCCATGCTCGTGGCGTGGCGCTGGCGTTGGAAGCCGATCAGCCGGTGTGGCTGCGCGGCGAACCGACATTGCTGAACGAACTGCTGAGCAATCTGGTGGACAACGCCCTGGCGCACACGCCGTCAGGTGGCAATGTGATCTTGCGGGTGACGACGCCGGCGGTGCTGGAAGTGGAAGATGACGGGCCAGGCATCCCACTGGATGAGCGCGACCGGGTATTCGAGCGCTTCTACCGACGCAGCCAGCAGGGCGTGGGCTCAGGCCTCGGGCTGGCGATCGTCGGTGAAATCTGCCGGGCGCACCTGGCGCAGATCAGTCTGCACGATGGCGAGCACGCGGGCTTGAAGGTGCGGGTGAGTTTTATCGCCGGTTGA